One genomic window of Agrobacterium tumefaciens includes the following:
- a CDS encoding alpha/beta hydrolase: MKTIALLTALTAVPAIVLAQQDKTPATADQAPYESHYIRLSDDTEGLLLQPKAPNPNAHVAFVFSHPNRDNFKELPGPAIASHGYTVMLVNYRGDRDNPDAPPEDFLPSISEGIAKLRTLPGIDKVVLLAHSGGTHMGTLYENVAEHGPATCQGAEKIVPCDGKKIGKLEKPDALILLDPTLGAAHQMSAVDPAGGGEKRDASLDMFAKENGYDIEGKKATYTPEFAKAFYAAQAKRNNEIVDAALERLKLIEAGKGEFSNDEPFVVKGVGIRALGARLYQPDLSFAAHTKQSHMLLKADGTRHVEVIKSVRPSAGGQQVLTMLDELGAMNYSTTVRGFLANSAIRASADYAFTADDITGIDWASSYTSTPANAEGVTVPALVLTMSCHYLVVPGEVIYDRLGSKDKTYASVEGATHLFQPCRSEYGDTKKRVFDFVDEWVSKPGRL, encoded by the coding sequence ATGAAGACGATTGCCCTATTGACCGCCCTCACCGCCGTTCCCGCAATTGTATTGGCTCAGCAGGACAAGACGCCCGCGACAGCGGATCAGGCGCCCTACGAATCCCACTACATCAGGCTGAGCGACGACACGGAAGGGCTGCTGCTGCAGCCGAAGGCGCCCAATCCGAACGCGCATGTCGCCTTCGTGTTCTCCCACCCCAATCGCGACAACTTCAAGGAGCTTCCGGGACCCGCCATTGCCAGCCATGGCTATACGGTGATGCTGGTGAACTATCGCGGCGACCGCGACAACCCGGATGCGCCGCCCGAAGACTTCCTGCCCAGCATCTCGGAGGGCATCGCCAAACTGAGGACGCTGCCGGGCATCGACAAGGTCGTCCTGCTCGCCCACAGCGGCGGCACGCACATGGGCACGCTTTACGAAAACGTCGCCGAGCATGGTCCGGCCACCTGCCAGGGAGCGGAGAAGATCGTTCCCTGCGACGGCAAGAAGATCGGCAAGCTCGAAAAGCCGGATGCGCTGATCCTGCTTGATCCGACCCTCGGCGCAGCGCATCAGATGAGCGCCGTCGATCCCGCTGGCGGAGGCGAGAAGCGCGACGCAAGCCTCGATATGTTCGCCAAGGAAAACGGCTATGACATCGAAGGCAAGAAGGCGACCTATACGCCTGAGTTCGCCAAGGCGTTCTATGCCGCCCAGGCGAAGCGCAACAACGAGATCGTCGATGCCGCGCTTGAGCGGCTGAAGCTGATCGAAGCCGGCAAGGGCGAATTTTCGAACGACGAGCCCTTCGTCGTGAAGGGCGTCGGCATCCGGGCACTTGGAGCCCGTCTCTACCAGCCGGATCTCTCCTTCGCCGCGCACACCAAGCAGTCTCACATGCTGCTGAAGGCCGACGGAACGCGACATGTTGAGGTGATCAAGTCTGTGCGCCCATCAGCCGGCGGCCAGCAGGTCCTGACGATGCTCGACGAGCTGGGCGCCATGAATTACTCGACGACGGTCCGTGGGTTCCTCGCCAATTCGGCGATCCGCGCAAGCGCAGACTACGCCTTCACGGCCGACGACATTACCGGGATTGACTGGGCCTCGTCCTACACCTCGACGCCGGCAAACGCCGAAGGCGTGACCGTGCCTGCTCTCGTGCTGACGATGAGCTGCCATTATCTCGTCGTCCCGGGCGAAGTGATCTACGACCGCCTCGGTTCGAAGGACAAGACCTACGCCTCGGTAGAGGGCGCCACGCATCTCTTCCAGCCGTGCCGGTCCGAGTATGGCGACACGAAGAAGCGCGTGTTCGATTTTGTCGATGAATGGGTTTCCAAACCCGGGCGCCTCTAG
- a CDS encoding sugar ABC transporter substrate-binding protein produces the protein MARTLPDTTNPFLGWLTTEVKKLAEADGLHLEIADAGASPVKQMEQIENFIAMGVKVIDIMPVDPNNVQDIIQRAQSQGIKIFVQGTDTQAYDVMQNIDQHDAGKQAAEMSIDWITKTFSTDGTVDGIPKGADAPMVIVIPATDTIDAKNRSQGMIDAINAWGHATVVISPTEARSTAQGSSVMETLMLQNPDADAVLTYNADTAMGVNEFIMGRSQTEKLLFGVFSGDWSPPVQETINMSLNNEAVFRGTIRIVGPELDGAAADLPVATLKIMKGLVEGKTPYGKWVKDVIAKTGPEQKG, from the coding sequence ATTGCTCGCACGTTACCCGACACGACCAACCCTTTTCTTGGGTGGCTGACGACTGAAGTTAAGAAACTCGCCGAGGCCGACGGCCTCCACCTCGAGATCGCCGACGCTGGTGCGAGCCCCGTCAAGCAGATGGAGCAAATCGAGAACTTCATCGCCATGGGCGTGAAGGTCATCGACATCATGCCGGTCGATCCCAACAACGTGCAGGACATCATCCAGCGCGCGCAGAGTCAGGGCATCAAGATCTTCGTTCAGGGCACGGACACCCAGGCCTACGATGTCATGCAGAACATCGACCAGCACGATGCAGGCAAGCAGGCCGCCGAGATGAGCATCGACTGGATTACCAAGACATTCTCGACCGATGGCACGGTAGACGGCATTCCGAAAGGCGCCGACGCGCCGATGGTGATCGTGATCCCGGCAACTGACACCATCGACGCCAAGAACCGTTCGCAGGGCATGATCGATGCGATCAACGCCTGGGGGCATGCGACAGTCGTGATCTCGCCGACGGAGGCGCGTTCGACCGCCCAGGGCTCGTCCGTCATGGAAACGCTCATGCTGCAGAACCCGGACGCCGACGCCGTTCTCACCTACAACGCCGACACTGCGATGGGCGTGAACGAATTCATCATGGGACGCAGCCAGACCGAAAAGTTGCTTTTCGGCGTCTTCAGCGGCGACTGGTCGCCGCCTGTCCAAGAGACGATCAACATGTCGCTCAACAATGAAGCGGTCTTCCGTGGGACCATCCGCATCGTCGGACCGGAACTCGACGGCGCGGCGGCCGATCTCCCGGTCGCCACCTTGAAGATCATGAAAGGCCTGGTCGAAGGCAAAACGCCCTATGGAAAATGGGTCAAGGACGTCATCGCAAAGACAGGCCCGGAACAAAAGGGCTAG
- a CDS encoding carboxylesterase/lipase family protein, giving the protein MEEKLMRRLSLLSRAGGLALLTMPLISASPATAQEFIASQSKTTVETNKGSLVGALDDGIYSYLGVPYAEAERFMPAKEIEPWKGVRPAVTYGENCFIPQMKEVAGDELFNPHRYMPMSEACQFLNVWTPAIKDGKKRPIMVWIHGGGFTNGSGIELTSYDGHNLSKEGDVVVVTLNHRLNVLGFLDLSAYGDKYKQSGNASVTDLVAALKWVHDNAEAFGGDPRNVTIFGQSGGGYKVRALMGTPAAKGLFQKAIVQSGSRTDSVTDQKSSRKVAELTLKNLGLKKNEVDKLAKVNYYDLLAASDKALKDAAAAGAKDARYAPVEDGSYIPENPVGTRWVDQASDIPLMVGNTLNEFETVINHKSAELLADNRSGWDDAKVKAKLKERFGDKADAVGTAFAAAYPEKKPADAYFIDLRFRPGAIRDLDLKAKQNGAPVYSYMFAYESPVLDGIAMSWHCSELPYVFANAGLVKTSTGGGAEALELSKKMSQAWVNFARKGKPSAEGLPDWPAYTSDKPSTMVFDKDSRVAVDLDRKLLQAAGAL; this is encoded by the coding sequence ATGGAGGAGAAGTTGATGAGACGATTGTCCCTATTGAGCCGGGCGGGAGGATTGGCCCTGCTGACGATGCCGCTGATATCGGCCTCGCCTGCCACTGCCCAAGAGTTTATCGCATCGCAGAGCAAGACGACCGTCGAGACGAACAAGGGAAGCCTCGTCGGCGCTCTTGATGACGGCATCTACAGCTATCTGGGAGTGCCCTACGCAGAGGCCGAACGCTTCATGCCGGCGAAGGAGATCGAACCCTGGAAGGGGGTGCGTCCGGCGGTCACCTATGGCGAGAATTGCTTCATCCCGCAAATGAAGGAAGTTGCCGGCGACGAACTCTTCAACCCGCACCGCTATATGCCGATGAGCGAAGCGTGCCAGTTCCTCAACGTCTGGACGCCAGCGATCAAGGACGGAAAGAAACGGCCGATCATGGTCTGGATCCACGGCGGTGGCTTCACCAACGGTTCCGGTATCGAGCTGACATCCTATGACGGGCATAATCTCAGCAAGGAAGGCGATGTCGTCGTCGTCACGCTGAACCACCGCCTGAATGTACTCGGCTTCCTCGATCTTTCCGCCTATGGAGACAAGTACAAGCAATCGGGCAATGCCAGCGTCACCGATCTCGTCGCGGCGCTGAAGTGGGTTCACGACAATGCCGAGGCTTTCGGCGGCGATCCCCGCAATGTCACGATCTTCGGCCAGTCCGGCGGTGGCTACAAGGTGCGCGCGCTGATGGGAACGCCGGCTGCGAAAGGCCTGTTCCAGAAGGCGATTGTCCAGAGTGGCTCGCGGACCGATTCCGTGACCGACCAGAAATCCTCGCGAAAGGTCGCGGAACTTACGCTGAAGAACCTCGGCCTGAAGAAGAACGAGGTCGATAAGCTGGCGAAGGTCAACTACTACGACCTGCTTGCCGCATCCGACAAGGCGCTCAAGGACGCGGCGGCCGCGGGCGCCAAGGATGCCCGCTACGCGCCGGTCGAGGACGGTTCCTACATTCCCGAGAACCCGGTCGGGACACGCTGGGTCGATCAGGCGAGCGACATTCCGCTCATGGTAGGGAACACGCTCAACGAATTCGAGACCGTGATCAACCACAAGAGCGCCGAGCTGCTTGCCGACAACCGAAGCGGCTGGGACGACGCCAAGGTCAAGGCCAAGCTCAAGGAACGCTTCGGCGACAAGGCCGACGCGGTCGGCACGGCATTCGCGGCCGCCTACCCGGAGAAGAAGCCGGCCGACGCTTACTTCATCGACCTTCGCTTCCGCCCCGGCGCGATACGCGATCTCGACCTGAAGGCAAAGCAGAACGGAGCGCCTGTTTATTCCTACATGTTCGCTTATGAATCGCCGGTGCTCGATGGCATCGCCATGTCGTGGCATTGCTCAGAACTGCCTTATGTCTTCGCCAATGCCGGGCTGGTCAAGACCTCGACCGGCGGTGGCGCGGAAGCGCTCGAACTCTCGAAGAAGATGAGCCAGGCGTGGGTGAATTTTGCCCGCAAGGGCAAGCCGAGCGCCGAAGGCCTTCCGGATTGGCCCGCCTACACGAGCGACAAACCATCGACGATGGTCTTCGACAAGGATAGCCGCGTCGCCGTCGATCTCGACCGCAAGCTGCTGCAGGCAGCCGGCGCGCTCTAG
- a CDS encoding sugar ABC transporter ATP-binding protein, with amino-acid sequence MADTQAAGASAPLLSLHRITKTYPGVIALNEVSVSFNAGEVHAIVGENGAGKSTMIKTIAGAVEPDEGTIEIAGSSHSALAPAISRGLGVEVIYQEFNLVPTLSVAENIFLGQKNGWRVDFKTMRQNAKRLLHELGVDIDPSALARDLPSSQQQLVEIAKALAKNPRILIMDEPTAPLSLVEVESLFSIVRKARARGTCILYVSHRLDEIFTICDRVTILRDGRYVTTAVTRDLDRDHLVKLMVGRELTNTYPARKPATTEVALELRSLQGNGNEPISFALHRGEILGVAGLVGAGRTELAKVIYGAARQDGGELLVNGRVAHFESPRQAMKAGIGLVPENRKEEGVFLDKPIRWNIAIAALEQLKRKLIVDRKAEANMGQTYQERLRIKTPSLDQLVKNLSGGNQQKVVIAKTLAAKADIIIFDEPTRGIDVGARAEVYSLMAELAAEGIAILMITSDMEELLGMSDRILVLHDGRATGLIARSEATQERVLSLASGLLESKAA; translated from the coding sequence ATGGCCGACACGCAAGCAGCGGGCGCTTCGGCGCCTCTTCTTTCACTCCATCGAATCACCAAGACTTATCCGGGCGTGATAGCGCTCAACGAAGTTTCGGTCTCGTTCAACGCCGGCGAGGTCCACGCGATCGTCGGCGAGAACGGTGCGGGCAAGTCGACGATGATCAAGACCATCGCCGGCGCGGTGGAACCGGATGAAGGGACCATCGAGATCGCCGGCAGCAGCCATTCGGCACTCGCCCCGGCCATCTCGCGTGGTCTCGGGGTCGAGGTCATCTATCAGGAATTCAACCTCGTCCCGACACTGTCGGTCGCCGAGAACATTTTCCTCGGGCAGAAGAACGGATGGCGCGTCGATTTCAAGACGATGCGCCAGAATGCAAAGCGGCTTCTCCACGAGCTGGGAGTCGATATCGATCCGTCGGCCCTCGCTCGCGATCTCCCCTCCTCGCAACAGCAACTGGTCGAAATCGCCAAGGCGCTCGCCAAGAACCCGCGCATCCTGATCATGGACGAGCCAACAGCGCCGCTCTCGCTGGTCGAGGTCGAAAGCCTGTTCTCGATCGTTCGCAAGGCGCGGGCGCGAGGAACCTGCATTCTCTACGTCTCGCATAGATTGGACGAGATCTTTACGATCTGCGACCGTGTAACGATCTTGCGCGATGGCAGATATGTCACCACCGCGGTAACGCGCGACCTCGACCGTGATCACCTCGTGAAGCTGATGGTGGGACGCGAACTGACCAATACCTACCCAGCGCGCAAGCCCGCGACCACCGAGGTTGCGCTCGAGCTGCGCAGTCTTCAGGGCAATGGCAACGAACCGATCTCGTTTGCGCTCCATCGCGGGGAGATCCTCGGTGTGGCGGGCCTTGTTGGCGCTGGCCGAACCGAACTTGCCAAGGTCATCTATGGTGCGGCGCGTCAGGACGGCGGCGAACTCTTGGTGAATGGACGGGTGGCCCATTTTGAAAGTCCCCGCCAGGCCATGAAGGCCGGTATCGGCCTGGTGCCTGAAAACCGCAAAGAAGAAGGTGTCTTCCTCGACAAGCCGATACGTTGGAACATAGCCATCGCCGCACTCGAGCAACTGAAGCGTAAATTGATCGTCGACCGCAAGGCGGAAGCGAACATGGGGCAAACCTATCAGGAGCGGCTTCGGATCAAGACACCATCCCTCGACCAGCTTGTGAAGAATCTCTCTGGTGGCAACCAGCAGAAGGTCGTCATTGCGAAGACGCTTGCAGCAAAGGCCGACATCATCATCTTCGACGAACCAACGCGCGGCATCGACGTGGGCGCGCGCGCCGAAGTTTACAGCCTCATGGCCGAACTTGCCGCGGAGGGCATCGCAATCCTCATGATCACCTCCGACATGGAAGAACTTCTCGGCATGTCGGATCGAATCCTCGTTCTGCACGACGGGCGCGCCACCGGCCTTATCGCCCGTTCCGAAGCAACCCAGGAGCGCGTGCTGTCGCTCGCCTCCGGACTTCTTGAAAGCAAAGCCGCATGA
- a CDS encoding cytochrome b, which yields MSKSTDLSPAATSTAYRYGTMQRSLHWTMATVILIALAIGLYCSYLGHGSVQRQFLMDIHKSLGMTALALLIIRIPIRAATAEPDWRRRPPLYERLASKIVHLALYALMMLMPISGYVTSSSGGRTVPWFALFTWPNLLTENRPLGRMVGVIHHYGGYTFFALLFLHLGAVVRHRLIRQDEVLSRML from the coding sequence ATGAGCAAGTCCACCGACCTGTCGCCTGCCGCGACATCCACCGCGTATCGCTATGGCACCATGCAGAGATCGCTGCATTGGACAATGGCAACCGTCATCCTCATAGCGCTGGCAATCGGGCTTTACTGTTCGTATCTCGGCCACGGCTCGGTCCAGCGGCAGTTTCTCATGGACATCCACAAGTCGCTCGGCATGACAGCCTTGGCACTCCTGATCATCCGTATCCCGATCCGCGCCGCGACGGCTGAGCCGGACTGGCGACGCAGGCCGCCGCTCTACGAGCGTCTTGCATCTAAGATCGTCCACCTTGCGCTCTACGCACTGATGATGCTGATGCCCATTTCCGGTTACGTCACCTCGTCTTCGGGAGGCCGGACAGTGCCGTGGTTCGCGCTATTCACTTGGCCAAATCTCCTCACGGAAAACCGTCCACTCGGACGGATGGTTGGCGTGATTCATCATTATGGCGGCTACACGTTCTTCGCGCTGCTTTTCCTCCACCTCGGCGCCGTCGTCCGGCACAGGCTGATCAGGCAGGACGAAGTGCTATCCCGCATGCTGTAG
- a CDS encoding MFS transporter, protein MAKRSWIAILIFTAVIINYIDRIALSIASKPIVEEFGFTPVQMGYLFSGFLWTYVICLIPIGLLVERIGAKRMVGGGIAIWSGATILTAATSGFTSLLGARLVMGASEASTFPACGRIIRNWFPERERGLVTTLFNGGSSAGPALGALVTAALVEAAGWRTTFVVLGIIGYVWLAAWWFWYAEPERATWLSEDERRTILAGRDGDNSGEPTPPSSLRYLLSQTSVWGLVITQACLVYTAYLFLTWLPTFLQSTRELSTLNTGYLTAIPYLITIVLSVLIAWASDKSLSSARIRSGARRYFIAAMAILSLLILLAPSVSDLSELLIVLTLVLTGSTTGAGLNFTLASDLLRNPADVSRVIAITALGGNLFGLIAPIITGYVVAGTGGYDWAFAVAAGLLLVGAIATLTMTRRPIDPEFEAGADDVSLYQTQ, encoded by the coding sequence ATGGCGAAGCGCAGCTGGATTGCGATCCTCATATTTACCGCCGTCATCATCAACTACATCGACAGGATTGCGCTCTCGATCGCCTCGAAGCCGATCGTTGAGGAGTTCGGCTTCACACCGGTGCAGATGGGCTATCTGTTCTCGGGCTTTCTCTGGACATATGTGATCTGCCTCATCCCCATCGGCCTGCTCGTGGAGCGGATCGGCGCCAAGCGAATGGTCGGCGGCGGCATCGCGATCTGGTCGGGCGCAACGATCCTGACGGCGGCGACGTCCGGTTTCACAAGCCTGCTCGGCGCCCGCCTTGTTATGGGTGCCAGCGAAGCTTCGACCTTCCCGGCCTGCGGCCGCATCATCCGAAACTGGTTTCCCGAGCGCGAGCGTGGTCTGGTAACGACGCTTTTCAACGGCGGTTCTTCGGCTGGTCCCGCGCTCGGGGCGCTCGTCACCGCAGCACTGGTGGAGGCCGCCGGCTGGCGCACGACATTCGTCGTGCTCGGCATCATCGGTTATGTCTGGCTGGCCGCCTGGTGGTTCTGGTACGCCGAGCCCGAACGCGCCACGTGGCTCTCGGAAGATGAACGCCGGACAATTCTGGCCGGGCGCGATGGCGACAACAGCGGCGAGCCGACCCCGCCCTCCTCGCTTCGATATCTGCTGTCGCAGACCAGCGTCTGGGGCCTTGTGATCACGCAGGCTTGCCTCGTCTATACCGCCTATCTCTTCCTGACCTGGCTTCCGACTTTCCTGCAGTCGACGCGCGAACTCTCGACGCTCAACACCGGCTACCTCACCGCCATCCCCTATCTGATCACCATCGTGCTCAGCGTGCTGATCGCCTGGGCCAGCGACAAGTCCCTCTCCTCCGCGCGTATTCGGAGCGGCGCACGGCGCTATTTCATCGCGGCGATGGCGATCCTCTCGCTGCTTATCCTGCTCGCACCATCCGTCAGCGATCTCTCGGAGCTACTGATCGTTCTCACGCTAGTGCTCACCGGCTCGACGACCGGCGCCGGGCTGAACTTCACGCTTGCGAGCGATCTCCTGCGCAATCCCGCCGATGTATCGCGCGTGATCGCGATCACCGCCCTTGGCGGCAATCTGTTCGGGCTCATCGCACCGATCATCACCGGCTATGTCGTGGCCGGTACCGGCGGCTACGACTGGGCATTCGCGGTTGCCGCCGGACTGCTGCTGGTGGGCGCGATCGCGACCCTGACGATGACCCGCCGGCCGATCGATCCGGAATTCGAAGCCGGCGCGGACGACGTTTCGCTGTACCAGACACAATAG
- a CDS encoding HD domain-containing protein yields the protein MTYHYARPRREVTDATRRMVVQDFPEIAEIPDDDLRRRTIEAWSYSLSCSGFQRLSDIPPEGNPGSPALISGSQADHVRGVFRYTNVIAREFQDAYPAVSIDWGILLAGAACHDVGKPYEFDTENRQRWQRDPAGAGAPTFRHSVFGMHVCLTVGLPDEVAHIAVGHSFEGNHTGVSTECMIVRQADHGWWHVAAALGLADPATLGGLASNLTVRPLRPS from the coding sequence ATGACCTATCACTACGCCCGTCCCCGCCGCGAGGTCACCGACGCGACACGCAGAATGGTCGTCCAGGATTTCCCCGAAATCGCGGAGATACCCGACGATGATCTTCGCAGGCGAACCATCGAGGCGTGGAGCTACTCGCTGAGTTGCTCCGGTTTTCAGCGCCTGTCGGACATTCCGCCGGAGGGCAACCCGGGCTCGCCAGCACTGATCAGCGGCAGCCAGGCGGACCATGTGCGCGGCGTGTTCCGCTATACCAACGTCATCGCGCGCGAATTCCAGGATGCCTATCCGGCCGTCTCTATCGACTGGGGCATCCTGCTCGCTGGCGCCGCGTGCCACGACGTCGGCAAACCCTATGAGTTTGATACCGAGAACCGCCAGCGCTGGCAGAGAGATCCGGCGGGCGCCGGCGCTCCGACATTCCGGCATTCGGTTTTCGGCATGCACGTCTGTCTGACCGTCGGCCTTCCCGACGAGGTCGCGCATATCGCCGTCGGTCATTCATTCGAGGGGAATCACACGGGAGTGAGTACGGAGTGCATGATCGTTCGCCAGGCGGACCATGGTTGGTGGCATGTGGCCGCAGCGCTCGGGCTGGCCGATCCAGCGACACTTGGCGGACTGGCATCCAACCTGACCGTGCGCCCTCTTCGACCTAGCTAA
- a CDS encoding carboxylesterase family protein: MRKTTLKSSLLAAAASLATLGLSFGAAHAASEIGVVTTEGGKVSGVDTDVPGVEVFKGIPFAGPTGGDNRFKPPQPVETWDGVRKADTWGDQALQDVHTNPTGAFWGDEFYFDPDFLPKASESGLNLNVWTPAKSTKAKLPVYVWIHGGANHHGYASEMEFYASKLAAKGIIVVSVQYRLGALGWLALPELSAESPNKVSGNYAMLDLIKALQWVHGNIAGFGGDPDNVTIGGQSAGARNSSMLLRSPLAKGLFHRAVIESGQTGFFSLPMQPLAEREEANKKAVEQAFGKPMNLADLRAIPTDDFISKKAADDKTQLYEALHKGVNGTAQHTVDGYVFTNESVDLLRPGALDGIDIMFGGTSDEYTSLMGGPDKTLSDTEFADAMSKIGYDDAWKKVYRPSDPQDAYRKWLRAKADYNLQGYLLSAEIAKRRNKNSNIYTFYFNHAPPGRNTEFYGSFHSSDLWYFMDSIREKPGQRFWTGADYRMADTMSSYLANFVKTGDPNGKKLPEWPQATHSTFMRFHDGYALSVKHTPYPERDALNRETIIRVQKLEVESGGKH, encoded by the coding sequence ATGAGGAAAACCACATTGAAATCGAGCCTGCTGGCGGCCGCGGCAAGCCTCGCCACACTTGGACTGTCGTTCGGAGCGGCGCACGCGGCATCCGAAATCGGCGTCGTCACGACCGAAGGCGGCAAGGTGAGCGGCGTGGACACGGATGTGCCCGGCGTCGAAGTCTTCAAGGGCATCCCGTTCGCCGGGCCTACCGGTGGCGACAACCGCTTCAAGCCGCCGCAGCCGGTCGAGACGTGGGACGGGGTCAGGAAGGCCGACACCTGGGGCGACCAGGCGCTTCAGGACGTCCACACCAACCCGACCGGCGCTTTCTGGGGCGATGAGTTCTACTTCGATCCGGATTTTCTGCCGAAGGCCAGCGAGAGCGGCCTGAACCTGAATGTCTGGACACCGGCAAAGAGCACGAAGGCGAAATTGCCGGTCTATGTCTGGATCCACGGCGGCGCCAATCATCACGGCTACGCGTCCGAAATGGAATTCTACGCATCGAAGCTGGCGGCCAAGGGCATTATCGTGGTGTCGGTGCAATACCGCCTCGGCGCGCTTGGCTGGCTGGCACTGCCGGAGCTTTCGGCCGAGAGCCCAAACAAGGTCTCCGGCAACTACGCCATGCTCGACCTCATCAAGGCGCTGCAGTGGGTGCATGGGAATATCGCGGGCTTCGGCGGCGATCCCGATAATGTCACCATCGGCGGCCAGTCGGCCGGCGCGCGCAACTCGTCGATGCTGCTGCGCTCACCGCTGGCCAAGGGTCTCTTCCATCGCGCGGTGATCGAGAGCGGCCAGACCGGCTTTTTCTCTTTGCCGATGCAGCCGCTCGCCGAGCGCGAGGAAGCCAACAAGAAGGCCGTCGAGCAGGCCTTCGGCAAGCCCATGAACCTGGCCGACCTGCGCGCCATTCCGACCGACGACTTCATTTCCAAGAAGGCCGCGGACGACAAGACGCAGCTCTACGAAGCGCTGCACAAGGGCGTCAATGGAACGGCGCAGCATACGGTCGACGGGTATGTCTTCACCAACGAGTCCGTCGATCTGCTTCGCCCGGGGGCGCTTGATGGCATCGACATCATGTTCGGCGGGACCTCGGATGAATATACGTCGCTGATGGGCGGTCCGGACAAGACACTTTCGGATACGGAATTCGCCGATGCCATGTCGAAGATCGGCTATGACGATGCCTGGAAGAAGGTCTATCGCCCATCGGATCCGCAGGATGCCTATCGCAAGTGGCTGCGCGCCAAGGCGGACTACAATCTGCAGGGTTATCTGCTGTCCGCGGAGATCGCGAAGCGGCGTAACAAGAACTCCAACATCTACACCTTCTACTTCAACCACGCTCCTCCGGGGCGCAACACCGAGTTCTACGGCTCCTTCCACTCCTCCGACCTTTGGTACTTCATGGATTCGATCCGCGAAAAGCCGGGCCAACGGTTCTGGACCGGCGCCGACTACCGCATGGCGGATACGATGTCCTCCTATCTCGCGAACTTCGTTAAGACCGGCGATCCGAACGGCAAGAAGCTGCCGGAATGGCCGCAGGCGACGCACAGCACGTTCATGCGTTTCCACGACGGCTACGCGCTCTCAGTCAAGCACACGCCCTATCCGGAGCGTGACGCACTGAACCGGGAGACTATCATTCGCGTCCAGAAACTCGAGGTCGAGTCCGGCGGTAAACACTGA
- a CDS encoding LysR family transcriptional regulator, whose protein sequence is MNRPSIPQLEAFYWTAQLNSVQKAADRLNVTQPTLSLRLKQLESEIEVPLFERQGRGLRLTRHGHAFLGRTSIVLDAYRGLANLSRTPEMEGNVRFGVAEGFAVTCMPRLIDGMRTDFPLLRPEWVVATSDVLEQSLTNGELDVAILVDPIGLREVRLSALGVQTNDWVGASGMQNVGSSPRQLAQSTIVTTPPPTAMYRTTIGWFAGAKITPEKTCLCSSLNAALQIVAAGTGIGIFPSKVVEAYPLKGALRTILTEPSLTDGRVFFADRTAADEARTHALLRTVERIANELEYFSGS, encoded by the coding sequence ATGAATCGACCATCCATTCCGCAGCTTGAGGCTTTCTATTGGACGGCGCAGCTGAACAGCGTTCAGAAAGCCGCCGACCGCCTCAACGTCACGCAGCCGACCCTGTCGCTGCGCTTGAAGCAGCTGGAGAGCGAGATCGAGGTTCCGCTGTTCGAGAGACAGGGCAGGGGATTGCGGCTGACGCGGCATGGCCATGCTTTCCTCGGGCGCACATCGATCGTGCTGGATGCCTATCGTGGCCTCGCCAATCTCTCGCGGACACCGGAAATGGAGGGAAATGTGCGCTTCGGGGTCGCGGAAGGGTTCGCGGTCACCTGCATGCCACGCCTTATCGATGGCATGCGAACCGACTTCCCCCTTCTGCGACCCGAGTGGGTGGTTGCCACCAGCGACGTGCTCGAGCAATCGCTGACGAACGGCGAGCTCGATGTCGCGATCCTCGTCGATCCAATCGGGTTGCGCGAAGTCCGGCTATCGGCGCTCGGAGTGCAGACGAACGATTGGGTCGGTGCTTCGGGCATGCAGAACGTTGGGAGTTCGCCCCGCCAGCTGGCGCAATCGACGATCGTTACGACGCCGCCACCGACCGCCATGTATCGAACAACGATCGGCTGGTTCGCCGGAGCGAAGATCACGCCGGAAAAGACCTGCCTGTGTTCGAGCCTGAATGCCGCCCTGCAGATTGTCGCGGCCGGAACCGGCATCGGCATATTCCCATCCAAGGTGGTCGAAGCCTATCCGCTCAAGGGCGCTCTGCGGACTATCTTGACCGAGCCGTCGCTGACCGACGGACGCGTCTTTTTCGCGGACCGCACCGCCGCGGATGAAGCGCGGACGCACGCGCTGCTACGGACGGTGGAGCGGATCGCCAATGAGCTCGAATATTTCAGTGGCTCGTAA